Below is a window of Saccharomonospora viridis DSM 43017 DNA.
TTCCGGCGGGTGCTCGACGACGGTCGGGCCGGGGTGCTCGTACCCACCGGCGACGCCGAGGCGCTCGCGGCGGCGTTGCGGGAGCTGCTCGCCGATCCGGTGCGGCGGGCGCGGCTGTCGGAGGCCGCCAGCCGGCGGGTCACCAGATACGACTGGGGCACCGTGGTGCGGCAGGTGCTTCGGGTGTACGAGACGGCGATCGCGGCCGATCCCCGTAAGGTCGCCGCTGACGTCGCCATGGCGCGATGACCACTCCACTGATCCTGCTGGCGCTCGTCGTGGCGTTGGTGGTGGCGTTCGGACTCTGGTTGGTGGCCACGGCGAACCGGTTGGACCGGTTGCACGTGCGTATGGACGCCGGGTGGGCCGCCCTCGACGCGGCGCTCGCCCGCAGGTCCGTGGTGGCCCGGACGGTGGCGGCGAGTGCGCTGCCACCCCGAGAGGCAAAGGTGCTGCGTGCTGCGGCCGATGCGGCCGAGTCCGCGCCGAGGGCGGAGCGTGAACTGGCGGAGAACGAGCTGACCCGGCGGCTCGCCCGGGTCGATCGGTCCCGGTTGCCCGCCGGCCTCGCCGAGGAACTCGCCGACGCCGAACAGCGCGTGGTGATCGCCCGCCGGGTCTACAACGACGCGGTGCGGGACACGTTGGCGTTACGGCGCCGACGGCGGGTGCGGTATTTCCGCCTGGCGGGAACGGCCCCCCGTCCGGAGTACTTCGAGATCGCCGAACCGGATCTGGCGGTTCCCAGCGAAGGCTGAGCCTCGGACGTGGACCGGGGCTTCGCTCGTCTCGACACAGCGTCGGAACACACAGGGTCGGATGGGCGTCCCGTAAGCGTCGAGTGAGTGGCGAACGGCGGTGTCCGCGGGACTGGATCGGAAAGTGGCCTGCTGAAATAGGCGCGCAATGGCCCTTTCGGCAGGCCACGTTCGGCATACGCTGGAACCGTCGGTCCAGTTTCCAGTTTCTGTGTGAAAGGCTTTGCCGTGTCGAATCCCCAGGCCAGCACCGTCGTCGAGGCACAGACCGGCACCGCGCGGGTGAAACGTGGCGTGGCGGAGGCGCTCAAAGGCGGCGTGATCATGGACGTCGTCACTCCGGAGCAGGCCAAGATCGCCGAGGACGCCGGTGCGGTCGCCGTGATGGCCCTCGAACGGGTGCCCGCCGATATCCGTGCCCAGGGTGGTGTGGCTCGCATGAGCGATCCCGACCTCATCGAGAGCATCATGTCGGCGGTCTCGATCCCGGTCATGGCGAAGGTTCGGATCGGCCATTTCGTCGAGGCGCAGGTGTTGCAGTCGCTCGGTGTGGACTACATCGACGAGTCCGAGGTGCTCACGCCCGCCGACTACGCCCATCACATCGACAAATGGGCCTTCACCGTGCCGTTCGTGTGCGGGGCCACGAACCTGGGAGAGGCGTTGCGTCGCATCGCCGAAGGCGCCGCGCTGATCCGCTCGAAGGGCGAGGCCGGGACGGGCGACGTGTCGAACGCGGCCACGCACATGCGGCAGATCCGCACCGAGATCCGCCGGTTGTCGGCGCTGCCGGAGGACGAGTTGTATGTGGCGGCCAAGGAGCTGCAGGCCCCGTACGAGTTGGTCAAGGAGGTCGCCGAGACCGGCAAGTTGCCCGTGACGCTGTTCACCGCCGGGGGTATCGCCACACCCGCCGATGCGGCCATGATGATGCAGCTCGGCGCTGAAGGGGTGTTCGTCGGCTCGGGCATCTTCAAATCGGGTGACCCGGCCAAACGCGCCGAGGCCATCGTCAAGGCCACCGCGTCCTACGACGATCCCGACGTCATCGCGAAGGTGTCGCGGGGGCTTGGTGAGGCGATGGTGGGGATCAACGTCGACGACGTGCCCGTGCCGCACCGCCTTTCCGAACGCGGCTGGTGAGAACGTCGACCGACCGTCTCAAGGAGCCGGGCTCGGGTCAGACGTGCTCCGAGACGAGTACGGCCATCGTGCCCGGCTCCAACGCCTTGAACACGTGTGCGAGATCGCCGGGGTAGGCGATGTAATCGCCGGGACCCAGTTCCACCGGATCGTCGAGCAGGCCCACGAGGGCGCGGCCTGCGCAGAGGACGACGTGCTCGACGATGCCCGGCATGTGCGGGTCCGATTCCCTCGGTCGGTCGGGTTCGGCTTGAATGAGGTAGAGGTCCCGGCGGGCGCCGGGAGGACACGGTGACAGTAGCGTGGCGACGTAGTCGGCGCGTTCGGCGGAGAATCGAGGGCCCTCGCCCGCCCGCACCACCTGGACCCGCGGTTTGGCCGGTTGTACGAGCTGGCTGAACGAGACGCCGAGCGCGGTGCTCAACGCCCAGATCGTCTCGACGCTCGGGTTCCCTGAGCCTGATTCGAGTTGGGAGAGCGTCGATTTGGCGATGCCGGCCCTGCGGGCCAATTCCGCGAGTGACAGCCCCGCTTTGCGGCGTTCCCGTTGCAGCGAGGCGGCGATGGCGGCGAGTGGGGCTCCGCTCTGCAAGGGGGTGGGGCCCTCGGCAGCGGCCCGGTCGGCCCGGCTGTTGCCGGTGTTACCGGCGTTGTCAGCTTTTCCGTTGTCCCTGGTCTCCGCCATCTCGTTCGCTCCACAAGTCTGCTCGTTCGGCTTGACGAACGCTTGGACGCATGTCCAGTATGGAAGGCGATGCGTTCGATATGGCGAACCCTAGACCGTGATCTCGCTCGGAACATCGCCTTGGTGTGTCTGGCCGACGGCATCGTCGGCCTGTCCTTCGGCGCGATCACCGTCGGTTCCGGCCTGCCGCTGTGGGCTCCCATGCTGCTGTCGGTGGTGGTCTTCGCCGGGGCCGCGCAGTTCATGTTCGTCGGCCTCGTGGCCTCCGGCGGGAACCCGATCGCGGCCGTCGTGGCCGGACTCCTCATCAACGCCCGTCACCTGCCGTTCGGGTTCGCCATCGGTGACGTGCTCGGGCGGCGTTGGCCGACCCGTCTTCTCGGTACGCACCTGATGATCGACGAGACGGTCGCTTTCGCCCTCGCGCAGCGCGATCTCACCCGACGTAAGGCCGCCTACTGGGCCTGCGGCATCGGGCTGTTCACCATGTGGAACATCGGTGTGGTCATCGGCGCGTTCCTCGGCACCGCGGTCACCGACACCGATCTGCTCGGCCTCGACGCCGCATTCCCGGCGGTCCTGCTCGCGCTCGTGTTGCCGTCGTTGCGTGATCCGGACACGCGCCGGGCGGTACTGGTCGGAGTGGCCGTGGCGCTGGCCACCGCGCCGTTCGTTCCGGCGGGGCTTCCCGTCCTGCTCGCGTTGGTGGGCGTGTTGCTGGCGCTGCGCCGCCAAGACGCGGATGAGCCCGGCGAGCACGAGGCCACCGACGAGTCGCAGCCGGCCTCCGAGATCTCCCCGGCCCCGGACCGAGCAGGAAAGGACACGACGTCGTGCTGAGTCCCGTCGGACTGATCGTGGCGGCCGTGGTACTCGGTGCGGGTACGTTCATGTTCCGTGTCGCAGGGCCGGTATTGCGTTCCCGCATCCGGTTGTCGCCCCGGGTGGAGAAGTTGTTCGCCGTGTCGGCGGTCGTGCTGCTCGCCGCGCTGGTCGCCACATCGTCGCTGCTGGAAGGGGCCGAGTTCGCGGGTTGGGCCAGGCCCGCCGGGGTCGCGGTCGGTGGAGTGCTGGCCTGGAAGAAAGCACCATTCGTCGTCGTTGTGCTCGCAGCGGGGGCGACGGCGGCCGGGCTGCGCCTGCTGGGTGTGCCCTGACCGTTCGCGTCCTTGCTTTCACTACTAGTCTTGACCAGCAGTGATCGCGGGAGGATGACGCACGTGCCCGGGCAGCTGTCCGCCGAAGCGCTCGAGTGCGCGGCTTGGACGGCGTAGGTCTTACCACCTTCGCCGACCTCGCCTGGACGAGCGACAGGACTGATGCGGGCGAAGGGGCCGATAGGATCGTGTCCGTTCGGCAGAGGAGGGTGCTCGCCACCGCGTTCCATCCGAGCTGACCGGGGACGAGCGGTCCGCTGTTTGTTCGTTCGCACCGTGTCCGAGGTCGCGTAGACGCGAAGGAGAGATGGAGGAGAGATGGCCGGCCACTCCAAGTGGGCCACCACCAAACACAAGAAGGCCGCCCTCGACGCCAAGCGTGGCAAGCTGTTCGCGAAACTTGTCAAGAACATCGAGGTCGCCGCGCGAACCGGCGGGGGCGACCCCGATGGCAACCCCACCCTGTACGACGCCATCCAGAAGGCGAAGAAGAACTCCGTCCCTCAGGACAACATCGAGCGTGCGCGCAAGCGTGGTGCCGGTGAGGAAGCCGGTGGTGCGGACTGGCAGAACATCATGTACGAGGGGTACGCGCCGGGTGGGGTCGCGGTGCTCATCGAGTGCCTGACCGACAACAAGAACCGGGCGGCGTCCGAGGTCCGCACCGCGCTGACGCGGAACGGCGGTTCGTTGGCCGACCCCGGCTCGGTGTCCTATCTGTTCAACCGCAAGGGCGTCGTCATCATGCCCAAGAACGGTGTGTCCGAGGACGACGTGCTGATGGCCGTGCTCGACGCGGGTGCCGAGGAGGTCAACGACCTCGGGGAGAACTACGAGATCATCTCCGAGGCCGGTGACATGGTGGCCGTCCGTACCGCGTTGCAGGAAGCGGGCTACGACTACGAGTCGGCGGAGGCGAGCTTCCTGCCCTCGGTGCACGTGCCGCTCGACGCCGAGACCGCTCGGAAGGTCTTCCGGCTGATCGAGGCGCTCGAGGACTGCGACGACGTCCAGAACGTGTACTCGAACTTCGACGTCAGCGACGAGGTGCTGGCCGAGGTCGGCTGAATCGGCGGAGCAGCGGAGGCGCGACGTCCGACGACATGCGACGTCGCGCCTCCCCCGTTGGTGTGAGTCGATGCGGCACAATATCCGCTGTGACTGCGGAGACAGCCACCGACAACGGCCACGAACTCGATTCCGACCAGCGACTCCGGGAATGGATCGTCGAGCAGGCCGAGAAACGCGGTAACGCGGTGGTCTCGGTTCCGACCGACGAGCACGGCGCGGGATATGCCTTCACCGTGTGCGCGTGGGTCATGCACGGGGTGCCGGAGGCGGTCGTCATCGGCCTTCCCGCCGAGATGGCGACGGTACTGCTGGACGCCTATGTGGACCGCGCGGCGACGGGTGAGCGGTTCCAGTACGGGGTGTGTTACGACGACTTCTTCGAGGGCGTCCCCGTGACGTTCGAGAAAGTGGCCCCGGGCCACTACCCGGAATTCTTCGGTAGCGCGTTCCTCGTCTACCCGGAGGGGGATTTCCCCGCCGTGCAGATCATCGTGCCGACGCCGGACGGGTTCTGGCCGTGGAGCGAGGGGGCCCCGGAGGGGTTCGCGCAGTGGCAGCCCGTGCTGACCGTCAGTGGTGCGCCGGAGAGCTGGACGCCGGGCGTCGACGGTCCCTGAGCGTCTTCAAGCGCGCCAGTCCGGTCGCCTCGTTCGTGTCGGCGTGACTTCGTAGCCCGTGCGTGTGCCCGTGGGTCCGGCCCGACCGTTCCCGGTCGACTCGGCGTGTTTCGGCCGGGGTGCGTAGGGCAGCGGTAGCCTTCCATATCGAACTGGTGTTCGCGGGAAAGGACTGGCTTCGTGCGTGTGCTGGGTGTGGACCCCGGGCTGACCCGATGCGGCCTCGGTGTCGTGGACGGAGGGGTCGGGCGGTCGATCACGGGCGTAGCCGTGGACGTGGTGCGCACGCCGGTCGAGGCCGAGGTGGCGCAGCGGTTGTTGCGGATCGGCGATGCGGTGGAGGAATGGCTCGACACCTATCGTCCCGACGTGGTGGCCGTCGAACGGGTCTTCAGTCAGCACAACGTCCGGACCGTGATGGGAACCGCGCAGGCGGGGGGAGTGGTCGCCCTGTGCGCGGCGCGGCGAGGTCTTCCGGTCGCGTTCCACACGCCCAGTGAGGTGAAGGCCGCCGTCACCGGGTCGGGCCGTGCCGACAAGGCGCAGGTGACCGCGATGGTGACCCGGTTGTTGGGCTTGTCGAAGAAGCCCAGTCCGGCCGATGCCGCCGATGCGCTCGCTCTCGCGATCTGTCACCTGTGGAGGGCGCCCATGCGGGCGCGGCTGGCGGAGGCCGAGGCGAAGGCGGCGGAGCTGGCCCGGGCGCACAAGGCGCGGTTGGCCGCAGCGGCCCGCCAGACGCGCACAGGTCGGACGGGAGCGACATCGTGATTTCCTCGATACGGGGAGAAGTGTTGGCGGTCGGGCTCGATCACGCGGTGATCGAGGTCGGTGGCGTGGGGTTCACCGTGCAGGCGACCCCGACGACGCTCGGGACTCTGCGTCGAGGGACCGAGGCCCGGCTGTACACGACGTTGATGGTGCGGGAGGACTCGCTGACGCTGTTCGGCTTCGCCGACGTCGAATCGCGGGAGCTGTTCGGCTTGCTCCAGACGGTTTCCGGTATCGGGCCGCGGTTGGCCATGGCCGCGTTGGCGGTCCTGGAACCGGAGAAGCTGCGTCGCGCGTTGGCCGACGGTGACATCACCACGCTCACCCAGGTGCCCGGGATCGGGCGTAAGGGCGCTGAACGGTTGATCATCGAGCTGCGGGACAAGGTGTCCGCGCCCATGGGCGGGGAACCCGCGCCCGACGAGGGGACGACCGTGGGGAGCGCCGTGCGGGCTGATGTCGTGGCAGCCCTCGTCGGACTGGGCTTCTCGGCGAAGCAGGCGGAGCAGGCCGTCGACAAGGTGAGCGGTGAGGTGCCCAACGACACGTCCCAGGTGTTGCGCGCGGCACTGGCGACGCTCGGCAAGAAGAAGTGAGGCGGCGGATCGACGTGCACGACGGTGACAGGGCTGACACAGCGGACATGACCGACTTCGACCGAGGTACCGGATGGGGCCGGGACGAGGCCCCGTTGTCGGCGGTGGCGCACACCGGCGAACGGGAGGTCGAGACGACGCTGCGCCCGCGCACGCTGGACTCCTTCGTAGGGCAGCCGAGGGTGCGGGAACAGTTGCAACTGGTGTTGGAGAGCGCGCGGAAACGCGGTGTTCCGCCTGACCACGTGTTGCTGTCCGGACCTCCCGGGCTCGGCAAGACGAGCCTGGCCATGATCATCGCGGCCGAGTTGGACACGTCCATCCGCATCACGTCGGGGCCCGCGCTGGAAAAGGCGGGCGATCTGGCCGCGATGCTGTCGAACCTCGCCGAGGGCGATGTGCTGTTCATCGACGAGATCCACCGGATCGCCCGCCCCGCCGAGGAGATGCTCTACCTCGCGATGGAGGACTTCCGCGTGGACGTGGTGGTCGGGAAGGGGCCGGGTGCCACGAGCATTCCGCTGGAGATCCCCCCGTTCACCCTCGTCGGCGCGACGACACGGTCGGGCGCGCTGACCGGCCCGTTGCGGGACCGGTTCGGTTTCACGGGGCAGATGGAGTTCTACACCCCCGAGGAACTGGAGCAGGTGCTGAAGCGGTCGGCCTCGATCCTCGGCATCGCCATCGACGACGAGGGGCGGGCGGAGATCGCGCGTCGTTCGCGGGGGACACCGCGGATCGCCAATCGGCTGTTGCGCCGGGTTCGCGATTACGCTGAGGTGCGTGCCGACGGAGTGGCGACCCTGCCGGTGGTCCGGGCGGCGTTGCAGGTCTACGACGTGGACGAACTGGGCCTCGATCGGCTCGACAGGGCGGTGCTGGATGCACTCGTACGCTCTTTCAACGGGGGTCCTGTCGGTGTGTCGACCCTCGCGGTGGCCGTGGGTGAGGAGCCCACTACGGTTGAAGAGGTGTGTGAGCCATATCTCGTTCGTGCGGGTATGCTCGCGCGGACGCCGCGTGGCCGTGTCGCCACGGCGTTGGCGTGGGAGCACCTCGGACTGCAACCGCCGCCCGAGGTGGGAAGGCTTGACGCTGCGACGCCTTCCCTGTTCGACTGAGAGGATCGCCAAGGTGTGCGCCACCGGCGCTCGATTCGTCGACAGCACCTGGCACACTCGAAAAAGAGCACAATCTGACACAACTCGGACGTCACGCTCCGCCAGGCGGCGTGGCGCGAATGGAGAACCATGGACGGCCTTATCCTGCCGCTGCTGTTGATGCTCATTGTCGCGCTGCCGCTCATCCTGAGCACGCGCAAGCAGAAAAAGCTCATGGCCGAGCAGCAGGAGATGCAGAACAGTCTGACCGAGGGCGATCGCGTGATGACGACGTCCGGTCTGTACGCGACGGTCGCGGACGCGAGCGACGACACCACCATCGATCTGGAGATCGCCGAGGGCGTGGTGACGACCTGGCTGCGTCAGGCCGTGCGTGAACGGGTCCACCCGGCGGACGCGGACGACAACGACGTGGAGGCGTTGTCGGATCCGGAGTCGGATTCGGACACCGCCGAGCAGACCACGAGCGCGCAGGTCGCGCCCCCGTTGGAGCACGGCAAGAAATAACCGACGCGTGCGACCGTATCGATGTTGAAAACATCGGTGCGGGTCATCTGTTGCGTTCGCCCAGCGCCGAGTAAGGTCTCGGTGCTGGGCGCGTTCGTTACCCCTCGGTAAGTGATTCCGCCTGCTGACCTTTAGTCGTCGATTGAATTCGAGGAGAGCGACCGACCGTGGCACCTCCGGCCGGGCAGATCCGCCCGGGACGCTACTTCGCGTTTTTCGTCGTGATCGTTGCCGCGCTGTATTCGCTGGTGTTCTTCACCGGCGACGGCAGCCCAACGCCGAAGCTCGGGATCGACCTCAAGGGTGGTACGCGGGTCACCTTGACCGCGCGGACCCCTGATGGTTCGGAGCCGTCCCGTGAGCAGCTCCAGCAGGCACGGCAGATCATCGAGAATCGGGTGAACGGCATCGGGGTCAGCGGTGCCGAGGTGTTGCTCGACGGCAACAACGTCGTCATCACGGTTCCCGGTGATCAGGGTGAGCAGGCGAAGACGCTCGGCCAGACGGCCAAACTCGGTTTCCGGCAGGTGCTCGCGGCGGTGCCCGCGGCCGGCCCGGCTCAGCAGCCCGAGTCCGGTGCGGGCTCCGGTGAGGACTCGGACGGTGAGGACGGTCAAGGTAGCGAGAGCGGCGAGGACGGCAAGGACACAGAACAGGGCTCGGCCGACGAGGACGGTGCGGCCGATGAGGATTCCGACGCCGACTCCGCCGACTCCGGTGACACGCAGGGCGGGGGGAGCACCCCACCGGGTTCGGCGCCCACGCAGCAGTCCGACGAGTCCGATCGGGACGATGACGACGGCGACCGGGACGGCCGGACGGAGCAGGAGAAGGCCGCCGAGCAGATCCAGGAGGCCAAGAAGTGGCGGCAGGACCCGGCGCTGCTGCCCACCGGTCCGGAGGATCAGGCCGAGGCGCAGCAGCTGCAACAGCAGGCTCTGGCGCGGCTGACCTGTGACCCCGACACACTCGATCCGCTGGCGGGTAACGACGATCCGAATCTGCCGTTGGTCACGTGCAACCAGGACGGCACCGAGAAGTACGTCCTGTCGCCGGTGTTCCTCGAAGGTACCAGCATCAGCAACGCCTCGGCCGTCTACGACACCCAGGGCGGCGGCTGGGTGGTCAACCTGTCGTTCGACTCGGAGGGCGCCGACACGTGGGCCGACTTCACCGCCCAGAACATCGGCGAGCGGGCCGCTTTCGTGCTCGACACCGAGGTGGTGTCGGCGCCGTCGATCAACGAGGCCATCGCCGGTGGTGACACCCGGATCAGTGGACAGTTCACCCAGAGCGAGGCGCAGAACCTCGCCGACGTCTTGAAGTACGGTTCGCTGCCACTGTCGTTCGAGTCCTCCGACGCCACCACCGTCTCGGCGACGCTGGGTATGGCGACGTTGAAGGCGGGGCTCATCGCGGGAGCGATCGGACTCGCGCTGGTGTTCGTCTACTGCCTGCTCTACTACCGCATCCTGGGTGTGTTGACGGTGCTGTCCCTGGCCCTGTCCGCACTGATCGTCTACGCGGTGCTGGTGTTGCTGGGCCGGTGGATCGACTACACCCTCGACATCGCGGGCGTGGTCGGATTCATCGTCGCCGTCGGTGTCACCGCCGACTCGTTCGTCGTCTACTTCGAACGGATCAAGGACGAGATGCGGGAAGGCCGTACGTTCCGTTCGGCCGTGCCGAGGGGCTGGGTGAAGGCCCGGCGCACCATCCTCGCCTCGGACGCCATCATGTTCCTCGCCGCCGGTGTGCTCTACGTGCTGGCGGTGGGTGAGGTGAAGGGCTTCGCCTTCACCCTGGGCATGTCCACAGTGCTCGACCTGATCGTGGTGTTCCTGGTGACACACCCGCTGGTCGTGGTGGTGTCCCGGTCGAAGAAGTTGTCGAGTCCCAGGCTTTCCGGCCTCGGCGCGGTGCAACGCATCGGGGACAGTCGCAGAGCCGCCGTCCGCGCGGCCGTGAAGGAGGCGTGACGTGGGAGAGTCCACGGTGAACACCACGAACGCCGCGGGACAGGAACCCGCGAAGCAGTCGGTCTTCCAGCGGCTCTACACGGGTACCGGCGCGTTCGACATCGTCGGCCATCGCCGTAAGTGGTTCCTCGCCTTCGGCGCTTTGGTCCTGGTGTGTTTCGTCTCGATGGGGCTGAAGGGCTTCAACTTCGGCATCGCCTTCGAGGGCGGCACCCAGATCCAGCTGCCCGCACAGGGCGCGAACGGCACGATCACCACCGAGGAGGCACAGGAGGTCTTCTCGGACACGCTGGGAAGGAACCCCGCCGAGACCCAACAGGTCGGCACCGGTGAGGCGGCCACCATCCAGTTGCGTTCGGAGACACTCACGCCGGCCGAGGTGGCCCAGGTCAAACAGGCGCTGTTCACCGAGCTGCAACCGCTCGGCACCGACGGCCAACCCAGTGAGCGGGCCATCAGCGACAGTCGGGTCAGCGCCTCGTGGGGTGGTGAGATCTCCCGGCAGGCACTGATCGCACTGGCGGTGTTCCTGGTCCTGGTGGCGGTGTTCCTCATCCTCTACTTCGAGAAGTGGATGGCGCTCGCCGCGCTCGTCGCGCTGCTGCACGACGTGGTCGTCACGGCGGGTGTGTACTCGCTGGTGGGCTTCCAGGTCACCCCGGCCACCGCCATCGGCCTGCTGACGATCCTCGGCTACTCGCTCTACGACACCGTGGTCGTGTTCGACAAGGTCAAGGAGAACACCCGCGGCATCCTCAACCTGACGCGACGCACCTACGCCGAGGCCGCCAACCTGGCCGTGAACCAGACGTTGATGCGTTCCATCAACACGTCGGTGATCGCGCTGCTGCCCGTGCTGGGGATGCTGGTCATCGGCTACCTCCTGCTCGGTTCCGGAACCTTGCAGGACCTGGCCCTGGTGCTGATCACCGGTATGGTCGCCGGGACCTTCTCCTCGGTGTGCCTGGCCACGCCGCTGCTGGTCTCGTTCAAGATGCGCGATCCGAAGTACCAGAAGCAGGCCGAGAAGGTCTACGCGCGCCGGGAACAGCTGGCTCGGAAACGGAGTGAGAACGGAGCCGCGGTCAGCGACGACGACCACTTCGATCCGGGCGACGATGAACAGCTCGCCGCCGAGCTGCGCCGGGAGAAGGCGCGCGCGGCGGCGGCCAGCGTGCCCGCACGGCACCCGAAGTCGACAGCACAACGACGGCCCGGCCGTCCGACTGGGAAGAAGAAACGGTGAGTCGTAGCGAACTCGACCGGGCACTGGACCTCATCACCGAGATTCCCGATTTTCCGGAGCCCGGCGTCATCTTCCGTGACCTCACGCCGATGTTCGCGGATGGAACCGCGTTCGTTCACGTGGTCGACGCGCTCAACGAGGCGATCAGCGACGACGTGGACCGACTGGTGGCGGTGGAGGCACGTGGATTCGTACTGGCGGCGGCGCTCGGCTACGCCCGGCGAATCGGGGTGGCGTTGGTGCGGAAACCCGGCAAGCTGCCGAACGTGGCCGATCGGATCGACTACCAGCTGGAGTACGGCACCGCGACGCTGGAGCTGCCCGTCGGGTCGGTGAAGCCCGGTGAGCGGGTCGCTGTGGTGGACGACGTTTTGGCCACGGGGGGCACGGTGGCGGCCTCCGTGGAGCTCATCCGCAGGGCCGGAGCGGACGTCACCGGGATCGCCGTGGTGCTGGAGTTGGCCGCGCTCGGTGGACGCTCCCGACTCGACGCGCTGCCCGTGCACGCACTGCGTACCATCTGACGCCTCCGGGCTCACCCGTGCCATGGACCGAAGGCGTGGGCACAGACAGGACTGTTCGCGCGTTACTCTTGACTCATCGGCCGCGTGATGAGCTGGAGGTACGGGTGAGCCAAGAGCTTGATTCCGTGGTCACTGCCCAGTCGGGCACGGGCGCTCCCACCCGCGATGACCGAAGCGGAACGAATGGCACCGGTACCACTGTCCGCGCGCCGTCCGCGACCAGGAGGGTGAGAGCGCGGCTGGCCCGGCGCATCACCGCGCAGCGGCCCGCATCGGTGAAGCAGGTGCTCGAACCGCTGGCCGCGATCCACCGGGAACTGCATCCGAACGCGGACCTGGCGTTGTTGCAGCGGGCGTACGACACCGCTGAGGAACTCCACCGGGGCCAGCACCGTAAGTCCGGTGACCCGTACATCACGCATCCGCTCGCGGTGGCGACCATCCTGGCCGAGCTGGGCATGGACACCACGACCCTCGTCGCCGCGCTGCTGCACGACACCGTCGAGGACACCGGCTACTCGGTGGAACAGCTCACCGAGGACTTCGGGGAGAAGGTCGCCCAGCTGGTCGACGGGGTCACCAAACTGGACAAGGTCAAGCTCGGCACGGCGGCGGAAGCGGAGACCATCCGCAAGATGGTCATCGCGATGGCGCGGGACCCCCGCGTGTTGGTGATCAAACTCGCCGACCGGCTCCACAACATGCGCACCATGCGGTTCCTGCCGCCGGAGAAGCAGGCCCGCAAGGCCAAGGAGACGCTCGAGGTCCTCGCCCCGTTGGCACACCGGCTGGGGATGTCGACGGTGAAGTGGGAGCTGGAGGATTTGGCGTTCGCCATCCTGCAGCCGAAGAAATACGACGAGATCGTACGGCTAGTCGCCGACCGGGCGCCGTCTCGCGACACCTATCTGCGCTGGGTGATCGGGGAGCTGACCCGGCAGCTGGAGGA
It encodes the following:
- a CDS encoding AzlD domain-containing protein produces the protein MSPVGLIVAAVVLGAGTFMFRVAGPVLRSRIRLSPRVEKLFAVSAVVLLAALVATSSLLEGAEFAGWARPAGVAVGGVLAWKKAPFVVVVLAAGATAAGLRLLGVP
- a CDS encoding helix-turn-helix domain-containing protein, which codes for MAETRDNGKADNAGNTGNSRADRAAAEGPTPLQSGAPLAAIAASLQRERRKAGLSLAELARRAGIAKSTLSQLESGSGNPSVETIWALSTALGVSFSQLVQPAKPRVQVVRAGEGPRFSAERADYVATLLSPCPPGARRDLYLIQAEPDRPRESDPHMPGIVEHVVLCAGRALVGLLDDPVELGPGDYIAYPGDLAHVFKALEPGTMAVLVSEHV
- the ruvC gene encoding crossover junction endodeoxyribonuclease RuvC, translating into MRVLGVDPGLTRCGLGVVDGGVGRSITGVAVDVVRTPVEAEVAQRLLRIGDAVEEWLDTYRPDVVAVERVFSQHNVRTVMGTAQAGGVVALCAARRGLPVAFHTPSEVKAAVTGSGRADKAQVTAMVTRLLGLSKKPSPADAADALALAICHLWRAPMRARLAEAEAKAAELARAHKARLAAAARQTRTGRTGATS
- a CDS encoding DUF4262 domain-containing protein encodes the protein MSAVTAETATDNGHELDSDQRLREWIVEQAEKRGNAVVSVPTDEHGAGYAFTVCAWVMHGVPEAVVIGLPAEMATVLLDAYVDRAATGERFQYGVCYDDFFEGVPVTFEKVAPGHYPEFFGSAFLVYPEGDFPAVQIIVPTPDGFWPWSEGAPEGFAQWQPVLTVSGAPESWTPGVDGP
- the ruvB gene encoding Holliday junction branch migration DNA helicase RuvB; this encodes MTDFDRGTGWGRDEAPLSAVAHTGEREVETTLRPRTLDSFVGQPRVREQLQLVLESARKRGVPPDHVLLSGPPGLGKTSLAMIIAAELDTSIRITSGPALEKAGDLAAMLSNLAEGDVLFIDEIHRIARPAEEMLYLAMEDFRVDVVVGKGPGATSIPLEIPPFTLVGATTRSGALTGPLRDRFGFTGQMEFYTPEELEQVLKRSASILGIAIDDEGRAEIARRSRGTPRIANRLLRRVRDYAEVRADGVATLPVVRAALQVYDVDELGLDRLDRAVLDALVRSFNGGPVGVSTLAVAVGEEPTTVEEVCEPYLVRAGMLARTPRGRVATALAWEHLGLQPPPEVGRLDAATPSLFD
- a CDS encoding YebC/PmpR family DNA-binding transcriptional regulator — protein: MAGHSKWATTKHKKAALDAKRGKLFAKLVKNIEVAARTGGGDPDGNPTLYDAIQKAKKNSVPQDNIERARKRGAGEEAGGADWQNIMYEGYAPGGVAVLIECLTDNKNRAASEVRTALTRNGGSLADPGSVSYLFNRKGVVIMPKNGVSEDDVLMAVLDAGAEEVNDLGENYEIISEAGDMVAVRTALQEAGYDYESAEASFLPSVHVPLDAETARKVFRLIEALEDCDDVQNVYSNFDVSDEVLAEVG
- the yajC gene encoding preprotein translocase subunit YajC translates to MDGLILPLLLMLIVALPLILSTRKQKKLMAEQQEMQNSLTEGDRVMTTSGLYATVADASDDTTIDLEIAEGVVTTWLRQAVRERVHPADADDNDVEALSDPESDSDTAEQTTSAQVAPPLEHGKK
- the pdxS gene encoding pyridoxal 5'-phosphate synthase lyase subunit PdxS translates to MSNPQASTVVEAQTGTARVKRGVAEALKGGVIMDVVTPEQAKIAEDAGAVAVMALERVPADIRAQGGVARMSDPDLIESIMSAVSIPVMAKVRIGHFVEAQVLQSLGVDYIDESEVLTPADYAHHIDKWAFTVPFVCGATNLGEALRRIAEGAALIRSKGEAGTGDVSNAATHMRQIRTEIRRLSALPEDELYVAAKELQAPYELVKEVAETGKLPVTLFTAGGIATPADAAMMMQLGAEGVFVGSGIFKSGDPAKRAEAIVKATASYDDPDVIAKVSRGLGEAMVGINVDDVPVPHRLSERGW
- a CDS encoding AzlC family ABC transporter permease, translated to MRSIWRTLDRDLARNIALVCLADGIVGLSFGAITVGSGLPLWAPMLLSVVVFAGAAQFMFVGLVASGGNPIAAVVAGLLINARHLPFGFAIGDVLGRRWPTRLLGTHLMIDETVAFALAQRDLTRRKAAYWACGIGLFTMWNIGVVIGAFLGTAVTDTDLLGLDAAFPAVLLALVLPSLRDPDTRRAVLVGVAVALATAPFVPAGLPVLLALVGVLLALRRQDADEPGEHEATDESQPASEISPAPDRAGKDTTSC
- the ruvA gene encoding Holliday junction branch migration protein RuvA, which produces MISSIRGEVLAVGLDHAVIEVGGVGFTVQATPTTLGTLRRGTEARLYTTLMVREDSLTLFGFADVESRELFGLLQTVSGIGPRLAMAALAVLEPEKLRRALADGDITTLTQVPGIGRKGAERLIIELRDKVSAPMGGEPAPDEGTTVGSAVRADVVAALVGLGFSAKQAEQAVDKVSGEVPNDTSQVLRAALATLGKKK